In Ignavibacteriales bacterium, the sequence GATTGGCAGCTTATTCTCATAGATGGCTTTGCCGATAATCACTCCGGCAAGCTCTGCTTTTTTCAATACTTGTACATCTTCCAGTGTCGAGATGCCTCCGGAAGCGATAATGGATAGTTTTGGGAAAGCAGATTTTAGATTTTGATAAAAATCAATATTCACTCCGCCCAGCATTCCATCGCGTGAAATATCGGTGCAAATGAATATTTTTGCACCACGCCTTATCATGTCCAGCACAAATCCCATTGGCGCACGATGACTGTCTTCTAACCATCCACTGATGGCAACCGTATCGTCTTTCACATCCATGCCGACAACAATCCTATCGGCGCCAAATTGTTTAATCCAATACTCTACTAACTCTGGTGACTTTGCCGCCGCACTGCCGATCACAACGCGCGACACTCCGATTTCAATCAGTTTCTTTATATCGTCCGTTGTGCGAATTCCGCCTCCGACTTCCACTTGTAATCCCGGCACTGCGATGATAGATGCGATGGAATCCCAATTGACAATCTTCTTTTCCTTTGCTCCCTGTAAATCCACAATGTGTAAAAACGTGAATCCGGCTTCCGCAAATTGCTTTGCAATCTCTGCAGGCGATGCCCCGTAAACAGTTTTCTGATCGTAATTGCCTTGACGCAGGCGGACGCATTTACCGTCAATAATATCGATTGCTGGAATTATGAGCATAATTCAATAAAATTTTTCAGAAGCTGCAACCCGACTTTGCTGGATTTTTCAGGATGGAATTGAACCCCGTAATAATTCTTTTGTTGCATTGCTGATGTGAATTGTACATCATAGTCCGTCATACCGATGGTTGCCGGAACAATCGGTGCGTAATAGGAATGGACAAAATAGAAATATTCGCCAAATTTAATTCCGGAGAATAACGGATTTTTACCATCCTGCTGAACCTGGTTCCATCCCATGTGTGGTACTTTGAGTTTGGACTTTTCGCTCTTGAACCGCTCGTTTGTTCCGGAAATCATACCGAGGCAATCGGTGGCTCGTTCTGTCGTATGTTCAAATAACAATTGCATTCCCAGACAGATTCCAAGAAATGGAACGGTCACTTCTTTCAGCCAATCAGTGAGCCCAGCGCGTATAAGTGCATCCATCGCACTTCGTGCTTCGCCGACTCCAGGAAAAATAAGTTTATCGGCTTTATTAAGTTCACCGCAATCATGAGAGATAAAATGCGGTACACTGAGCCGATTGAGCGCATTGCTTACCGATCGAATATTGCCAGCACCGTAATTAATAATCCCAATCACAGCATACCTTTCGTTGAAGGAAGCACAT encodes:
- the hisH gene encoding imidazole glycerol phosphate synthase subunit HisH; the protein is MIGIINYGAGNIRSVSNALNRLSVPHFISHDCGELNKADKLIFPGVGEARSAMDALIRAGLTDWLKEVTVPFLGICLGMQLLFEHTTERATDCLGMISGTNERFKSEKSKLKVPHMGWNQVQQDGKNPLFSGIKFGEYFYFVHSYYAPIVPATIGMTDYDVQFTSAMQQKNYYGVQFHPEKSSKVGLQLLKNFIELCS
- the hisA gene encoding 1-(5-phosphoribosyl)-5-[(5-phosphoribosylamino)methylideneamino]imidazole-4-carboxamide isomerase, which produces MLIIPAIDIIDGKCVRLRQGNYDQKTVYGASPAEIAKQFAEAGFTFLHIVDLQGAKEKKIVNWDSIASIIAVPGLQVEVGGGIRTTDDIKKLIEIGVSRVVIGSAAAKSPELVEYWIKQFGADRIVVGMDVKDDTVAISGWLEDSHRAPMGFVLDMIRRGAKIFICTDISRDGMLGGVNIDFYQNLKSAFPKLSIIASGGISTLEDVQVLKKAELAGVIIGKAIYENKLPIDELAKMNGAVC